Proteins from a genomic interval of Oncorhynchus mykiss isolate Arlee chromosome 21, USDA_OmykA_1.1, whole genome shotgun sequence:
- the LOC110500182 gene encoding ethanolamine kinase 1, producing the protein MANYIHVPDEAPAVPKIDVTLDENDYRSGALRLIKELRPFWKPSEVKMKFFTDGITNKLLGCYVGGVMQDVVLVRIYGNKTELFVDRENEVKSFRTLHAHRCAPRLYCTFNNGLCYEFLQGQALEPEHIRSLPTSRLIARQLAKYHAIHAHNGWVPQSDLWLTMGKYFALVPKFFQDPEMNMRLNSEVPSRRRLREEMVWMKQSLSVLGSPVVLCHNDLLCKNIIYNQQGENVKFIDYEYAGYNYQAYDIGNHFNEFAGLNEVDYSHYPERSLQLQWLRSYLEAYKEHKGQGSEVTETEVEVLYVQVNRFSLASHFFWGLWALIQAEFSTIDFDFLGYAVLRFSQYFKMKPEVGALNFPE; encoded by the exons ATGGCCAACTACATTCATGTACCCGACGAGGCGCCCGCTGTACCCAAAATAGATGTCACATTAGACGAGAACGATTACAGATCTGGTGCATTGAGACTGATCAAGGAACTGAGACCGTTCTGGAAACCATCCGAGGTCAAAATGAAG TTCTTCACAGATGGAATCACCAATAAGTTGCTGGGCTGCTACGTGGGCGGGGTCATGCAGGATGTGGTCCTGGTGCGTATCTATGGCAACAAGACAGAGCTGTTTGTGGACCGGGAGAACGAGGTGAAGAGTTTCCGGACGCTCCACGCACACCGCTGCGCCCCTCGTCTCTACTGTACCTTCAACAACGGCCTCTGCTATGAGTTCCTACAGGGCCAGGCGCTGGAACCCGAACACATCCGCAGTCTGCCCACATCCAG GCTCATCGCGAGGCAGCTGGCTAAGTACCATGCCATCCATGCTCACAACGGATGGGTGCCCCAGTCAGACCTGTGGCTGACAATGGGCAAGTACTTCGCCCTGGTGCCCAAGTTCTTCCAAGACCCAGAGATGAACATGAG gTTAAACAGTGAGGTGCCTAGTCGAAGGCGACTGAGGGAAGAGATGGTGTGGATGAAGCAGAGTCTGTCTGTTCTGGGCTCTCCTGTAGTCCTCTGCCACAATGACCTGCTGTGTAAGAACATAATCTATAATCAGCAAGGAG AAAATGTCAAGTTCATTGACTACGAATACGCTGGGTACAATTACCAAGCCTATGACATTGGGAACCACTTCAATGAATttgcag gTCTGAATGAGGTGGACTACAGCCACTACCCAGAGCGGAGTTTGCAGCTGCAGTGGCTGCGCTCCTACTTGGAGGCCTATAAGGAACACAAAGGTCAAGGGTCAGAGGTCACTGAGACAGAGGTGGAGGTGCTCTACGTACAGGTCAACCGCTTCTCCCTG gcATCTCATTTCTTCTGGGGCCTATGGGCTCTGATTCAGGCTGAGTTCTCCACCATTGATTTTGACTTCCTGGG ATACGCAGTCCTTCGCTTCAGCCAGTATTTCAAGATGAAGCCAGAGGTTGGAGCGCTGAACTTTCCAGAATAA